The Ciconia boyciana chromosome 2, ASM3463844v1, whole genome shotgun sequence genome has a segment encoding these proteins:
- the C2H18orf63 gene encoding uncharacterized protein C18orf63 homolog, with protein MNDTRHQSLFFVSLPELQKLCATTVTLSSQIPETESRSTQIKICRQLLFLHQEILSAPVIGTLNQISVVMAIPFYRSGICQAYIEKQGATLEAPQTVSPAILQTCLSYTLTARLAPRWNKAGHLLVQGKDFLSHSGRQNAVVIDLNVSERQLCISVEACSIRLPPPELGDFDISANTLKLFDSSENTVIHQHSILSNWCYVLPSMKMGQIINISHVIPTESPFHSYKEFQMHWKNLYGYILPEDLEETKIYFSVYFKPLGERFFTYPLSCIRSQPVQYFPRTDSESVLNSFLSDMKCHLSHLCGFPIKMTNKALYATQELSRAPEIKPKHMKLAGEMVCVVSLTQAPPRKQTLPRISSSCSMENSHWMERLIKEPETQTFSSSSKGKEKVSIEATEKSMNNRQIPGVPELPVVKSLGMPLNSASELSTQKISKIIPIFKGKLMQMNGKTTNQMGGKKRENAERHSPIKITGVSSSMLTVCKSSITDVYKPIQNMSVKNPTHSSVLQVMNAKKCAKHGIPVFRWKTESGGQMTNSDFSDNSASGGNSSEVNHKKANSPSFLKNVGSVLQKSNINLSLNTYASPTSSARRGKKFASQNTTQVLEKHHQSKEVHLQICKLDNGMTNSGLSQEQTKRSNEEAGLNIHESVLNDTVCIAKNEENKAACHSKDYITKTTSHHFKSNFEQMITGNEYLTCETLTSEPTSSIKESNLEASLKKGCARKRQKEEGYSKLKKSKRSKPSI; from the exons ACAGTTATTATTCCTGCATCAAGAGATCCTTTCTGCACCTGTTATTGGAACACTAAATCAAATTTCAGTTGTAATGGCG ataccATTTTACAGATCAGGAATATGTCAAGCCTACATAGAGAAACAAGGAGCTACC CTGGAAGCACCACAAACAGTTAGTCCAGCCATTCTCCAAACCTGTCTCTCCTACACACTTACAGCCAGACTTGCACCCAGATGGAACAAGGCTGGTCATCTCTTGGTGCAAG gaaaagattttttgtcTCATTCAGGAAGGCAAAATGCTGTTG ttataGACCTCAATGTATCAGAGAGACAGCTTTGCATCAGTGTGGAGGCTTGCTCAATTCGGTTGCCACCCCCTGAG ctGGGAGATTTTGATATTTCAGCAAACACCTTAAAGCTGTTTGACAGCAGTGAAAATACAGTTATTCACCAACATTCAATATTAAGTAACTGGTGCTATGTTTTGCCAAG CATGAAAATGGGTCAGATCATAAACATCAGCCATGTAATTCCTACAGAATCTCCTTTCCATTCATATAAAGAATTTCAGATGCACTGGAAGAATCTG tatggaTATATTCTTCCAGAAGATCTtgaagagacaaaaatataCTTCAGTGTTTACTTCAAGCCACTAGGGGAAAGGTTCTTCAC GTACCCTTTAAGTTGCATTCGAAGTCAGCCAGTGCAGTATTTCCCTAGAACAGATTCAGAAAGTGTGTtgaactcttttctttctgacatgAAGTGTCATCTTTCCCATCTATGTGGATTTCCAATAAAGATGACAAATAAAGCACTTTATGCTACACAGGAACTCTCCAGAGCTCCG GAAATAAAACCTAAGCATATGAAATTGGCTGGTGAGATGGTTTGTGTAGTATCTCTAACGCAGGCTCCTCCAAGAAAGCAGACTTTGCCTAGAATTTCTTCATCATGCAGTATGGAAAACAGCCACTGGATGGAGCGTTTGATCAAAGAGCCAGAAACACAGACTTTTTCGAGTAGCAGTAAGGGTAAAGAAAAGGTTAGCATTGAAGCAACAGAGAAATCAATGAATAATAGGCAAATACCAGGAGTACCAGAGTTACCAGTTGTGAAATCTTTAGGAATGCCTTTAAATTCAGCCTCTGAACTCTCCACccaaaaaatcagcaaaattataccaattttcaaaggaaagttgATGCAAATGAATGGAAAGACCACAAATCAGATgggtgggaagaaaagagaaaatgctgaaagacATTCACCAATAAAAATTACAGGTGTTTCATCTTCTATGCTGACCGTGTGCAAGTCCAGCATAACTGACGTTTACAAACCCATTCAAAATATGTCAGTCAAAAATCCTACTCATAGCAGCGTACTTCAGGTAATGAATGCAAAAAAGTGTGCAAAACATGGAATACCTGTATTTCGATGGAAAACAGAGTCTGGTGGACAAATGactaattctgatttttctgataACTCAGCTTCAGGTGGGAATTCAAGTGAAGTCAATCACAAAAAGGCaaattctccttcctttcttaaaaatgttgGGTCAGTGCTTCAGAAATCGAACATCAATCTGAGTCTGAATACATATGCATCGCCTACTTCCAGtgcaagaaggggaaaaaagtttgcaAGTCAAAATACCACGCAAGTTCTTGAGAAACACCACCAGTCAAAAGAAGTACATTTGCAGATTTGTAAATTAGACAATGGAATGACAAATTCTGGTTTATCACAGGAACAAACAAAGAGATCAAATGAAGAAGCAGGGTTAAATATTCATGAATCTGTCTTAAATGATACAGTGTGCATTgccaaaaatgaagaaaataaagcagcatgCCATTCTAAGGACTATATCACTAAGACAACCAGTCATCATTTCAAATCTAACTTTGAACAG ATGATTACAGGGAATGAGTATCTGACATGTGAAACACTGACGTCAGAACCGACTTCTTCAATCAAGGAGAGCAACCTGGAAGCATCTCTAAAGAAGGGTTGTGCCAGAAAAAGACAG AAAGAAGAAGGTTATTCAAAGTTAAAGAAATCCAAAAGAAGTAAGCCTTCTATTTAG